The DNA window ACCGACGCGACCTGCCGCTTCTCCAGCCTTGTGGACATCACGGCGGTGGATTACGCGGGCCGCGCCAAGCGGTTCGACGTCGTTTATCACTTTCTGTCGATGTATCAGAACCACCGGATCCGCCTGCGGGTGAGCATTCGCGAGAATGATATGGTGCCCTCGATCATCGGCGTGCACCCGTCTGCCAACTGGTTCGAGCGTGAGATTTTTGACATGTTCGGCATTCTCTTTTCCGGGCATCCGGATCTGCGTCGCATCCTCACCGACTACGGCTTTCGCGGCTATCCCCTGCGCAAGGATTTCCCGACCACGGGTTATACCGAAGTGCGCTATGACGAGGCGCAGAAGCGCGTTGTTTATGAGCCGGTCAGCCTCGTGCAGGAATACCGCCAGTTTGATTTCATGAGCCCCTGGGAGGGTGCGGAATACATTCTGCCCGGCGATGAGAAAACGGACGGCAAGGCGGAGGCGAAGTAATGGAAGGCATCATCTGGCTGCTTGTGGCTGCGGCCACTGTCATTCCCATGCTGAAGCTGCTGCCGCACTTCGGCATTCACAAATACTGGGCCTTTGCGGGGATCATCCCGCTGGGCGCGCTGGCGCTGATATGGTGGATGAGCATCAGGCTGCAGGAACTGGAGAAACGCTGATGGACGGATCTGATCAGATGCCGGACGGGCTGCGTGATGCGGCGCTGAGCTATTGCGACGCTGTGTATTTCGCGAAGGCGGAGGTCTTTGGGACGCTCTGTCACGACCGGTTTCAGATGACCCTGGTTGAGAACGGGGCCGCAACCTTCTGGGACAAAGCCTCCTATCTTGAGCGCGTCCGGGGGCGGGAACCGTTTGAGGCTCCGGCACGGTATGAGATTATCGGAATGGATGCTGCCGGCGGCGAAATTGCACGGGTCCATCTGACCGTCGATGTGCCGCCTGTGCGGTACGAAGATCATCTGGGTTTTATCCGTGTGGACGGCGCCTGGAAACTGCTGACAAAGGTGT is part of the Roseobacter ponti genome and encodes:
- a CDS encoding nuclear transport factor 2 family protein, with the translated sequence MDGSDQMPDGLRDAALSYCDAVYFAKAEVFGTLCHDRFQMTLVENGAATFWDKASYLERVRGREPFEAPARYEIIGMDAAGGEIARVHLTVDVPPVRYEDHLGFIRVDGAWKLLTKVFRVAGPANGGNDE
- a CDS encoding NADH-quinone oxidoreductase subunit C — protein: MSEALKELGTYIEARRTDCVLAWDVTHGELNLDVTPSNITGLVEFLKTDATCRFSSLVDITAVDYAGRAKRFDVVYHFLSMYQNHRIRLRVSIRENDMVPSIIGVHPSANWFEREIFDMFGILFSGHPDLRRILTDYGFRGYPLRKDFPTTGYTEVRYDEAQKRVVYEPVSLVQEYRQFDFMSPWEGAEYILPGDEKTDGKAEAK